The Devosia sp. MC521 genome segment TCCAAAGGCTTACGAGGCGCTCGTTTCCGCGTTTAATGAGAACCCGTTGGCGCGCAAAAACCTCTTCGCTAATCTCAAGCTTATGCAATATGCCGGGGCGGGGCTCTCGCAAAACGTGTTTGATGGCCTCGCCAAAGCCTCGGTCGCTGAGACCGGTGAGCGGGTGTTGATGATCACCGGCTACGGCTCCACCGAAACAGCTCCTTTCGCATTTACAACGACTTGGCCGGTAGAGCAGGCCGGTCATATCGGGCTCCCAGCCGCTGGCATGGAGATCAAACTCGTCAGTAATGCCGAAAAGCTTGAGCTGCGGATCAAGGGGCCGAATGTCACCCCCGGCTATTGGCGCGATGATGAAAAGACCGCCGAAGCCTTTGACGATGAAGGGTATTATTGTATCGGCGATGCCGTCAAACTCGTCGATCCCCTGAACCTCGATCTGGGCCTCGTCTTCGACGGTCGCGTGACCGAGGATTTCAAATTGTCGACAGGCACTTGGGTGAATTTTGCTGCCGTTCGCAGTGCCGTTATCAGCGCCTGCCCCCCGCTCATTCGTGACGTGGTCGTCACCGGCCTGGATCGGAATTTCATCGGCGCCATGATCTTCCCAGACCTGCAAGCGTGTTGCCGCCATGCAGGCTTGGCCGAGGATACGGACGCTGCTCTCGTCGTCGGCCACGCCCGAGTTGTTGAGCGCTTTCAGACAGCGCTATCCGAGCTCGCGCTCAACGCCACTGGCAGTTCCAATCACGTCGCTCGGGCTATTCTACTGAGCGATCCCCCTGACATCGATAAGGGCGAGGTCACCGATAAAGGGTCGATAAATCAACGCGCTGTCCGCACCCACCGTGCCGAGCTAATGCAGCGTCTCTACGCCGAAGAGCCAGTGCAAGAAGTCATGATCTTTGACAGAAAGGGAGCCTAGGCATGTCCAAACCATTGGCCTTTACGTTTGAGGATGCCTGGCTGCTCGGCGGCGCGCGCACGCCCTTTGTGGACTATCGCGGGGCCTTCGCGGACATATCTCCAATCGATCTTGGTATTAAGGCCGCTCGCGCCGCTGTAGAGCGGGTTGGCGTTGACCCAAAGCATATCGGCCACACCATTGCTGGCTCAATGGCCCAAGCGTCCTACGATGCCTACTGCACACCGCGCCACATTGGCCTCTACGCGGGGGCGCCAATTGAAGCACCTGCCCACCTGGTCCAGCGCATCTGTGGCACGGGCCTGGAAGTCATTTCCCAAGCGGCGGACTCTGTCTCGCTGGGTCGGATGGATCTGACCCTGGCTGCCGGGTGTGAGTCCATGAGCCGCAACCCGATTGTGGCCTATACGCACCGCAATGGCTTCTCGCTCGGCAATGTCGAATTCCGCGATTTCCTCATGGAAGCCCTGTACGATCCTGCTGGCTTAGTGAACATGGGTGACACGGCCGAGAACCTGGCAAAGCAATACAATATCACCCGGCAAGACGTTGATTTGTTTGCGGAACGCAGTTTTAGTCGCGCGTTAGAGGCGCAGTCTGCTGGTGTGTTCTCTGAGGAAATTGTCTCGGTTGAAAATGAGATCTTCTCCGTTGAGGGCCTGGCAGATCGCGGCATTAAACTGCCGCGTGGCGTCACCACGGTGGCCGTCGATAGCCATATCCGCCCGTCGCCCTATGATGTTCTGGCCAAGCTCCGTCCTGCCTTTGGCGGAGTTCAAACTGGAGGCAATTCTTCGGCCATCGTCGACGGCGGCGCAGCCGTTCTGGTTGCCAATTCGGCCTATGCAAACGCCAACGGCCATAAGCCACTTGCCCGTATCCTTGCGAGTGCTGCTGTTGGCGTGCAGCCGCAATACATGGGCATTGGCCCAGCGCCAGCCATTCGCGCCGTTTTGGACAAGGCTGGCTTAACGCTCGAACAAATTGATCTCGTCGAGATCAACGAGGCTTTCGGTGCGCAAGTCATTGCTTGTGCGATAGAACTCGGTCTCGACATCGAAAAGCTCAACGTCAACGGCGGCTCAATTGCGCTTGGTCACCCCTTAGGTGTCACCGGTATCCGAATTGCGCTTACACTAGCCAATGAACTCAAGCGCAGTGGCAAACGCTATGGCATTGCCTCCGCTTGTATCGGAGGCGGGCAGGGCATGGCGCTGCTGATTGAGAATACGGAGTCTTAGGGGTGCAGGTTCACGGAAAGACGGTTTTTGTCACTGGCGCTGCCTCTGGCTTGGGCGAGGCAACAGCGCGCCACTTTGCGTCTCTTGGGGCTCGTGTCGCGGTCTTGGATCGTGATGCGGAAAAGGGTCTGGCCGTCGCCAAGGCAATTGACGGGGCGTTTTTCGCGCTCGATGTTGCCGATGCCGCCAGCGCGGAAGCGGCCGTCAATGCTGCAGTTGCAACGCTTGGCGCACCAAGTGTTTTGGTCAATTGCGCCGGTATTGGCAC includes the following:
- a CDS encoding thiolase family protein, which gives rise to MSKPLAFTFEDAWLLGGARTPFVDYRGAFADISPIDLGIKAARAAVERVGVDPKHIGHTIAGSMAQASYDAYCTPRHIGLYAGAPIEAPAHLVQRICGTGLEVISQAADSVSLGRMDLTLAAGCESMSRNPIVAYTHRNGFSLGNVEFRDFLMEALYDPAGLVNMGDTAENLAKQYNITRQDVDLFAERSFSRALEAQSAGVFSEEIVSVENEIFSVEGLADRGIKLPRGVTTVAVDSHIRPSPYDVLAKLRPAFGGVQTGGNSSAIVDGGAAVLVANSAYANANGHKPLARILASAAVGVQPQYMGIGPAPAIRAVLDKAGLTLEQIDLVEINEAFGAQVIACAIELGLDIEKLNVNGGSIALGHPLGVTGIRIALTLANELKRSGKRYGIASACIGGGQGMALLIENTES